Proteins encoded by one window of Anguilla rostrata isolate EN2019 chromosome 9, ASM1855537v3, whole genome shotgun sequence:
- the LOC135263947 gene encoding beta-arrestin-1 isoform X1, protein MGDKGTRVFKKASPNGKLTVYLGKRDFVDHVDLVEPVDGVVLIDPEYLKERKVFVTLTCAFRYGREDLDVLGLTFRKDLFVANIQAFPPVPEEKKPLTRLQERLIKKLGEHAYPFTFEIPPNLPCSVTLQPGPEDTGKACGVDFEVKAFCAENVEEKIHKRNSVRLVIRKVQYAPEKPGPQPMAETTRQFLMSDKPLHLEASLDKEIYYHGEPINVNVHVTNNTNKTVKKMKISVRQYADICLFNTAQYKCPVATEESDDVVAPSATFCKVYTLTPFLANNREKRGLALDGKLKHEDTNLASSTLLREGANKEILGIIVSYKVKVKLVVSRGGLLGDLASSDVAVELPFTLMHPKPIEESCYRDAPETDAPLDTNLIEFDTNDDDIIFEDFARQRLKGAKDDKDEDDEGANSPKLDDR, encoded by the exons AGTTTTCAAGAAGGCAAGTCCAAATGGAAAG CTTACCGTCTATCTCGGGAAGAGAGACTTTGTTGACCATGTGGACCTCGTGGAACCTGTTG ATGGTGTGGTATTGATTGATCCAGAGTATTTGAAGGAAAGAAAAG TTTTTGTGACACTGACTTGCGCCTTCCGATATGGACGAGAAGACCTGGACGTTTTGGGCCTGACATTTCGGAAGGACCTCTTTGTGGCCAACATCCAGGCCTTCCCACCTGTGcctgaagaaaaaaagcccTTGACCCGTCTTCAAGAGCGCCTGATTAAAAAGCTTGGGGAGCATGCATACCCTTTCAcctttgaa ATTCCCCCCAATCTTCCTTGTTCAGTTACCTTACAGCCAGGACCAGAGGACACTGGCAAG GCCTGCGGTGTTGACTTCGAAGTGAAGGCTTTTTGCGCTGAGAATGTTGAAGAGAAAATTCACAAAAG AAATTCAGTGCGGCTGGTAATTAGGAAAGTGCAGTACGCCCCAGAGAAACCCGGACCGCAGCCAATGGCCGAGACCACGCGACAGTTCCTCATGTCGGACAAACCCCTGCATCTGGAGGCCTCATTGGACAAAGAG ATTTACTACCACGGAGAACCAATCAACGTGAACGTTCACGTCACCAACAACACGAACAAGACCgtgaaaaagatgaaaatctCAG TGCGGCAGTACGCGGACATATGCCTTTTTAACACTGCGCAGTACAAGTGCCCTGTTGCGACCGAGGAGTCTGA TGATGTAGTTGCTCCAAGTGCCACATTTTGCAAAGTATACACCCTCACTCCTTTCCTGGCCAACAATCGAGAGAAGCGAGGTTTGGCCTTGGATGGAAAACTCAAGCACGAGGACACAAACCTGGCGTCCAGTACACT ATTAAGAGAGGGAGCCAACAAGGAGATCCTGGGCATTATCGTCTCTTACAAAGTGAAAGTGAAGCTGGTCGTGTCACGGGGCGg ACTCTTGGGGGACCTTGCTTCGAG tGATGTTGCTGTTGAGCTGCCTTTCACATTAATGCATCCAAAACCGATTGAGGAATCCTGTTACAGAGACG CTCCAGAAACCGACGCGCCCCTCGACACGAATCTCATAGAGTTCGATACAAA CGACGATGACATCATCTTCGAGGACTTCGCGCGTCAGAGGCTGAAGGGGGCGAAGGACGACAAGGACGAGGACGACGAGGGCGCCAACTCGCCCAAGCTGGACGACAGATAA
- the LOC135263947 gene encoding beta-arrestin-1 isoform X2 → MGDKGTRVFKKASPNGKLTVYLGKRDFVDHVDLVEPVDGVVLIDPEYLKERKVFVTLTCAFRYGREDLDVLGLTFRKDLFVANIQAFPPVPEEKKPLTRLQERLIKKLGEHAYPFTFEIPPNLPCSVTLQPGPEDTGKACGVDFEVKAFCAENVEEKIHKRNSVRLVIRKVQYAPEKPGPQPMAETTRQFLMSDKPLHLEASLDKEIYYHGEPINVNVHVTNNTNKTVKKMKISVRQYADICLFNTAQYKCPVATEESDDVVAPSATFCKVYTLTPFLANNREKRGLALDGKLKHEDTNLASSTLLREGANKEILGIIVSYKVKVKLVVSRGGDVAVELPFTLMHPKPIEESCYRDAPETDAPLDTNLIEFDTNDDDIIFEDFARQRLKGAKDDKDEDDEGANSPKLDDR, encoded by the exons AGTTTTCAAGAAGGCAAGTCCAAATGGAAAG CTTACCGTCTATCTCGGGAAGAGAGACTTTGTTGACCATGTGGACCTCGTGGAACCTGTTG ATGGTGTGGTATTGATTGATCCAGAGTATTTGAAGGAAAGAAAAG TTTTTGTGACACTGACTTGCGCCTTCCGATATGGACGAGAAGACCTGGACGTTTTGGGCCTGACATTTCGGAAGGACCTCTTTGTGGCCAACATCCAGGCCTTCCCACCTGTGcctgaagaaaaaaagcccTTGACCCGTCTTCAAGAGCGCCTGATTAAAAAGCTTGGGGAGCATGCATACCCTTTCAcctttgaa ATTCCCCCCAATCTTCCTTGTTCAGTTACCTTACAGCCAGGACCAGAGGACACTGGCAAG GCCTGCGGTGTTGACTTCGAAGTGAAGGCTTTTTGCGCTGAGAATGTTGAAGAGAAAATTCACAAAAG AAATTCAGTGCGGCTGGTAATTAGGAAAGTGCAGTACGCCCCAGAGAAACCCGGACCGCAGCCAATGGCCGAGACCACGCGACAGTTCCTCATGTCGGACAAACCCCTGCATCTGGAGGCCTCATTGGACAAAGAG ATTTACTACCACGGAGAACCAATCAACGTGAACGTTCACGTCACCAACAACACGAACAAGACCgtgaaaaagatgaaaatctCAG TGCGGCAGTACGCGGACATATGCCTTTTTAACACTGCGCAGTACAAGTGCCCTGTTGCGACCGAGGAGTCTGA TGATGTAGTTGCTCCAAGTGCCACATTTTGCAAAGTATACACCCTCACTCCTTTCCTGGCCAACAATCGAGAGAAGCGAGGTTTGGCCTTGGATGGAAAACTCAAGCACGAGGACACAAACCTGGCGTCCAGTACACT ATTAAGAGAGGGAGCCAACAAGGAGATCCTGGGCATTATCGTCTCTTACAAAGTGAAAGTGAAGCTGGTCGTGTCACGGGGCGg tGATGTTGCTGTTGAGCTGCCTTTCACATTAATGCATCCAAAACCGATTGAGGAATCCTGTTACAGAGACG CTCCAGAAACCGACGCGCCCCTCGACACGAATCTCATAGAGTTCGATACAAA CGACGATGACATCATCTTCGAGGACTTCGCGCGTCAGAGGCTGAAGGGGGCGAAGGACGACAAGGACGAGGACGACGAGGGCGCCAACTCGCCCAAGCTGGACGACAGATAA